A section of the Humulus lupulus chromosome 2, drHumLupu1.1, whole genome shotgun sequence genome encodes:
- the LOC133814848 gene encoding uncharacterized protein LOC133814848 — MAPYEILYGHKYRSPLHWDEVGEKYILGLEAVREASEVIDKILQRMLTAQGRKNSYADIKIRDIEFSVGEFVFMRVSPMNGVMCFKKKGKLSLRLISPFEILDRVGQVDYRLAVPPTQAETHNVFHILMLRKYVSDSSHVLNYEPLQLKHDLSYDEKPEHIIKKGIKELRSKRILVVKVLWRNITEG, encoded by the coding sequence atggctccttatgagattcTTTATGGGCACAAATATAGATCTCccttgcactgggatgaggttggGGAGAAATATATTTTAGGCCTTGAGGCGGTTAGGGAAGCCAGTGAAGTGATTGACAAGATTCTCCAAAGGATGCTTACAGCTCAAGGTAGGAAAAATAGCTATGCCGACATTAAGATAAGGGATATCGAGTTTTCAGTTGGCGAGTTTGTATTTATGAGAGTGTCGCCAATGAATGGTGTTATGTGTTTTAAGAAGAAAGGGAAATTGAGCCTGAGATTAAtaagtccatttgagattttggatagagTTGGGCAAGTTGATTACCGTTTAGCAGTGCCCCCAACACAAGCCGAAACTCATAACGTCTTTCATATCTTAATGTTGCGTAAGTACGTGTCAGATTCCTCTCATGTTCTAAATTACGAACCGTTACAGCTGAAGCatgacctgagttatgatgaaaaACCAGAGCATATTAtcaaaaagggaatcaaggaactgagatccaaaaggattctaGTAGTTAAGGTCTTGTGGAGGAATATCACGGAAGGATAA